Below is a window of Candidatus Binatia bacterium DNA.
TGGCGGGCGTCCCTCGATACGCGCCTGAGATAACGGCGCTACTCGGGACGAACGGAAACATTCCGTCGTCTGTAAACATCCCCGTTCACCCCGACACGGATTCTCCTCCCCCTTTTCGAAACATCCCGATCCGTTCACCCCGAGTAGCCGCCCTCTCTTGGCGGCGTATCGAGGGGCGCACGCGCCTATCGAGGGATGAACCTGCGCCGCGGCACACGTTGGGCGGGGCTCACGACCGGGATCGCCGCTCTCGGTACGCACCCCAGTCTTGTTTCTTGGCGGCAAGGCGCAGGCGATCCCAATCGCCGTGCAGCAGCGACTCTTTCTTTGCTCGGTTCCACCCCTTGATGCGCAACTCGGCGGCAAGGGCTTCCTCTCGCGCTTGGAACTCGTCAGACCACACCAACTCGACCGGCCGCCGCGACGCCGTATACCCGCCAACCGCTCCAATCTCGTGCTCTGCTACGCGTCGCGCCAGGTCATCGGTGTGCCCGACGTAGAAGGATCCGTCGGAACACCGCAACATGTAAGCGTAGAACGACCTCATTGTGCTTCCTCCTGCGGCCNNNNNNNNNNNNNNNNNNNNNNNNNNNNNNNNNNNNNNNNNNNNNNNNNNNNNNNNNNNNNNNNNNNNNNNNNNNNNNNNNNNNNNNNNNNNNNNNNNNNCCTCGATACGGGCCCTGAACCCTTCGATACGCCGATTGAGAAGACATCGGCTACTCAGGACGATCGGGTCATCGAGACGGGCCCTACTCGGGGCGAACGGTGAAGGGGCATCCGTCGTGCGCGCCCTGAAGAGATGGGCCCTACTCGGGGCGAACGGTGCTTGCGTGTCACGCTCGATCCTCCCCGTTCGTCCCGAGTAGCGCGGTTTGTTCACGCGCGTATCGAGGGACGACCCGCCATCCCCGTGCCCCTCGATACGGGCCCTGAACCCTTCGATACGCCGATTGAGAAGACATCGGCTACTCAGGACGATCGGGTCATCGAGATGGGCCCTACTCGGGGCGAACGGGAATGTTTACGCAATTCACGGACGTGCGAAGTCATGCCGATGAGCGGGTGTCACGCCAACTCGAACTGGACCCTCAACATTTCGACGTCGAGGGCGACGGTGTCGGACGTGTCATCGACCGACAGGATATCGTAGCCGTCGACGTTCAGGAGGCGGCGCATCGCGGCGACGATCCCGTGAACACGCACCGCTGGCAGGCCCAGTCGTTGCACCAAGGCAGCGCGCGTCAGCTTGCCGCCGCGATCGTCTAGCGCGGCCAGCAACTCGCGAATCGTGTCGTCGGGTACCGCGGCTCGGCTGGCCGCGGCGCGCTGACTCATGAACACCTCCGAGCCGAACAGCGCGTCGATCCATCCCGGACCGCCGTGCTTTGTCGGCGGCGGTTCGAACAGCTTGCCCTGACCTGCGTCTGTCGTGCGCTTCCGTGGCGGCTGACGTTTCGCGGGTGGTGCCGGCACGACGACGTCGTCCGTCCACCACGCCGGGTAGCGCAGGGGGATCGGGTTCCAGCCGTCGATACTCACGCTGGCCGGGGCCAGCACTGCCAACGGCACGACCACCTCCTGCGGCGAGGCGCCGCCGTGGTAGCCGTTCTTCTTCGCGCCGTAGCGAACCCGTTCGCTCCACGGTGCGATGACGCGTGGGCCCTTGGCACGGTCGACCCGCGGGCCAGCGACCACGACCTCGTCGTCCTGTCTGGTACCGTCGTCGACGCGCCAGCGTTGGCCCTGGTCGGCCTTGCGCAGCTCGCCGCCAACCTCGTGCACGTGTCCGTGGTCGCTCGCCAGCACAATGGCCCGCCCGGCAGCCTGCGCCTCGTAGAGCAGGGCGTGCAGGAGGTGAATGGCATCGGCCGTCCAGCGAATGCGCAACTGCTCCGATTTCGCGAGGTGATCGTCGACGGCGTTGAGCACGACACCGACGACTCGACGATCCGTCGAGGCGATCTCTCCGCGAACGTCCGGGCTCAAGTCCGAACCGCCAGCATCCGTAAGCTCCGCCTTGTGGAACAGCACGGGCGGATGGTGGACCTTGGACACCTCCAGAAGCCGGCGGTGCTCGGCGAGGCCCCGTTTCTCGACGGTGTCGCCACCGGACGTCAGATTGCCGCACAGGAGGCTCGTCCGGCACACCTCGGTCACCGTCGGGAAGGCAGCGATCACCACGGGACTGGCGAGCGAGCGGTCGCTCCACGCCTCGTCCTGCGCGGTCGGAGCCAGGGGGGTCCACCCGAGCCGCGTCAGATCGTCGGCAAGCTCGCGAAAGACGGCACAGCTCATGCCGTCGACGACGAGGAGCAGGACCGGGGTCGTCCGCGCCAGCGGGACCAGCACCCGGTCGAGCACGCGTTCGATGAGAATCGCGGGACCCGGCGTCGAGCCGGCAGCACTCCACGAGGCAAACAGCTCGCCGAAGCACCGGCTCTGCTGCTCGCGCCGTTCCGTAACGGCCGCCAACAGGCGATCGTACGCGGCACCCAGCGCCGCGACCGAATCGCCACCACGCAACGCGCCGCGGGCCCAGTCGACGAACGCGCCCTCGCGAGCATAGGCGATGGCCGCATCGACCAGCGAGTCCGGCGCCTCGCCCGCCCCTGCAGCCACCAACAGCCAGCGCGCCAGGCGAAGCGACATGTCGACCTGTCGCACCCGGTCGGATTGCCGCGGCGCCTGCTGATGCTCCCGAACGTCACTGGCCAGGGCGCACAAGTCGGCCAATGCGCTGCTTCCCGGCGCGGCGATGCCCGGCGACAGGCAGCGGCCGTAACGTTCGAGGCGCGCCGCGAAGCCGGACAGCAGCACGTCACTGAGATGTGCGAACGGTCGGGCCTGGACGTCGTCGAGAACGGCGTCGGCACGCTGGAGCCAGGGGCTCGCCGCGTGCGGCCCCTGCTGCTGGAGGAGCTTGCCGACGATGCGTTTCGCTTCGTCGGCCCACCGGCGGCCGACCTCGGGTGCGATAGTCTGACCGTTTGCGTAGCGGTCGAGCCGCACACTGGCGCGTGCCAGCTCCACCTCATGGGCCGCGGCGGGATGATGCACAACGCCGCAGACGAGCCCAACGGGAAGCGCCTCGGCGCCGAAGCCCGCATCGCAGCAATCGAGCACCGCCACCCCGACCGCGCCGGCAGTTTGCTCGACCCAACCGCGCAGTCCGGTACGGAGCCCCGGCTGCGCTGCCACGTACCGCGCGACGTTTCCCGGAACCATGCTCCATTCCAGCAGCGCGGTTGCGTCGGGCTGACCGGTCTCGAGTCCAAGATGGCGAGACAGCACCGTGCGCCAGGCCGTCACCCGGTCGAGAATACCGCTCGCCACGGGTGGGTAGCCGCCCGGGGGTGCGGCGGCCAACAAAGCCTCGGCCATCCAACGCTCCTGGGCGAGTCGTGGATCCATATCGCGCGCGGCGAAGAGCCCGAAGACGAGGACCCATCCATCGGCGTTGAAGAGTCGGCGACGGGCGAGACGCGCCAGCACGTCCTCGCCGAGCTCGGGCTCGGAAAGGGGCGTAAGGAAGATCAGCGGAGGCGCGCCGTTTCTGCGTCGGCTCAACCGCTCCCGAACGGCGAGGGCGGACGGACACGTCGCAACTTCCCACTCCACCCCCTTCGCGTGCAGGGTCGGCGCCCCGCTCCACGCATCCTGGGAGCGGATACCGATGACGCGGGCACCCGTGCCCTTCCGGAGGATTTCCTCCACC
It encodes the following:
- a CDS encoding GIY-YIG nuclease family protein, translating into MRSFYAYMLRCSDGSFYVGHTDDLARRVAEHEIGAVGGYTASRRPVELVWSDEFQAREEALAAELRIKGWNRAKKESLLHGDWDRLRLAAKKQDWGAYRERRSRS
- the pglZ gene encoding BREX-2 system phosphatase PglZ: MTALTAASLRPLVEEILRKGTGARVIGIRSQDAWSGAPTLHAKGVEWEVATCPSALAVRERLSRRRNGAPPLIFLTPLSEPELGEDVLARLARRRLFNADGWVLVFGLFAARDMDPRLAQERWMAEALLAAAPPGGYPPVASGILDRVTAWRTVLSRHLGLETGQPDATALLEWSMVPGNVARYVAAQPGLRTGLRGWVEQTAGAVGVAVLDCCDAGFGAEALPVGLVCGVVHHPAAAHEVELARASVRLDRYANGQTIAPEVGRRWADEAKRIVGKLLQQQGPHAASPWLQRADAVLDDVQARPFAHLSDVLLSGFAARLERYGRCLSPGIAAPGSSALADLCALASDVREHQQAPRQSDRVRQVDMSLRLARWLLVAAGAGEAPDSLVDAAIAYAREGAFVDWARGALRGGDSVAALGAAYDRLLAAVTERREQQSRCFGELFASWSAAGSTPGPAILIERVLDRVLVPLARTTPVLLLVVDGMSCAVFRELADDLTRLGWTPLAPTAQDEAWSDRSLASPVVIAAFPTVTEVCRTSLLCGNLTSGGDTVEKRGLAEHRRLLEVSKVHHPPVLFHKAELTDAGGSDLSPDVRGEIASTDRRVVGVVLNAVDDHLAKSEQLRIRWTADAIHLLHALLYEAQAAGRAIVLASDHGHVHEVGGELRKADQGQRWRVDDGTRQDDEVVVAGPRVDRAKGPRVIAPWSERVRYGAKKNGYHGGASPQEVVVPLAVLAPASVSIDGWNPIPLRYPAWWTDDVVVPAPPAKRQPPRKRTTDAGQGKLFEPPPTKHGGPGWIDALFGSEVFMSQRAAASRAAVPDDTIRELLAALDDRGGKLTRAALVQRLGLPAVRVHGIVAAMRRLLNVDGYDILSVDDTSDTVALDVEMLRVQFELA